Part of the Brevibacillus brevis genome is shown below.
TGTGCTGCGACACTCGCTCTGCTTTCATCCTCTACCCTCTCCTCTTTCCCTCATGTTTTGCTTACATCCTGCCAGCAAGACCTCCACCGACAGCTCGAAAGTCGGCGAGAGCCTTTCCATCAGCTGTTCGACGGTTTCCTCCGAATGGGTATACGTCCCGATGATTCCATGCAAGGTGTAAAAGAAGAGGCGTGCGTATGCAAGACCGCGCTCCTCCGGGCCTCCTGCGGGAAGGCAACGAAGCAGCGCCTTCCTCAGCAGCTCGAACAGTCCGTTCCGCAGCTGCTGGAGCCGGGCTGTCGGTTCTGCTTCTACATCAATTCGGGACGCCTTCACCATAAAGAACAATGTGTACATCGTGCGGTTCAAAAGGCAAAATTCGATGAACGTGATACTGACCCTTTTCAGACTTTCTTCGGGAGAGAGCCCCGGGTCCGACATGGCTGTCTCCATCTTCTCCTGCAGAGCTTGCAGAGGCCCGACGGACAGCTCGTGCAGCAGAGCTTCCTTGTCCTTGAAGTAAATGTACAGGGTCGTATGCGAGCACCCTGCCTCTTTGGCAATTTCCCGAATGGAGACGGATTCGAAGCCTCGCTCGGAAAACAGCTTCCCTGCCGCTGACAATATGGCCCGCTTTGTCTCCTCAGAACGCTTTTCCTGTCTACTGCCCATATGTGAACTCTCCTTGTCAAAGTGGGTTCGCAATTTCATAACCACTGGTAACTAACCGATGGTTATAATATAACCGATGGTTACTATTCCCGTCAATACATCTTTTTCCAAGGGCGAAAAAATGGGCCGGACCGTGTCCTGCCAACAAAAAAACGCCAACCCGTTTCGGGTCGAGCGTCTCCTCCTTCCTGCCTTACGATTCCGGCCGCTGCATGATGAAGAACGTATAGCCGTAATAGGTCCCATACTTTCGGTACAAATCGATCTCCTGCTGCGTCTCATCCAGAGCCTGCTGCATATCCACCTGACCGGCGTACTCGTCGCGCAGTTTTGCGACCCGCTTTTCCAGCGGACCGTAATATTCCCACCAGCCTGATTCGGGAAGAGTAAAGCTCCCGACGAGCCGGTAGCCAGCGCGCTGCACGATCTGCTTGTTTTCTTCCACGCCCGCGATCGCAGGGTAGTTCTTTTGCCAAAAGGCCTCGATCTCAGCAGGCCGCTCGCCTGTCAGCCATGTGACCTCGGACGCAACCAGATATCCGCCTGGCCGAAGCAGCTTTCCCCACTCCCGCATGCCCCTCTCGAAGCCGATGATGTAGATGGCTCCTTCCGACCAAATCAGGTCGAAGCTCTCTTCGGCAAACGGCAGCGCGAACATGTCGGCGCACACCGTCCGGATTTTACCCTCGGCTCCATGGTCAGCGACCCACTTCTCCAGTTCGCGCAGAAATGGTTCGTGCCGGTCCACGGCCGTGATCGTCCCGTCTATCAGGCTGGCGAGCGCCTTTGTCTGCATGCCCGGCCCGCAGCCCACGTCTAGAATCTGTGGGTGTGCAGGCAGCCTGCTCAACATGCCGAATGCTTTCTTCGTACTCTCGTCGTTTCCCGGGCCTTCCCGCGGAAGCTCTTTGTGAATTTCAAAAAAAGGATGGCTGCTCATCCCCGTCACTCCTTCGTTCTCATGTCCCTTCAGAATACGACAACATTCCATTTCCATCCAGTAGCAGCCCATTCGATCGCTTGACTCCGTCGGGCCTTTTTGCGGAGCCTTCTGTATGCAAAAAGCCCTCTTCATCACGAGGATAAAGAGGGCTTGACGCTCGTCAACCGGTTGCGGGCAAAAGCTTACTTCGCCGCTTTTGCCGCTTCGATTGCGGCTTCGTAGTTCGGATGTTCGCCAGCGGCAGGAACGTACTCGACGTGTACCACTTTGTCGTTGGAATCGATGACGAATACAGCGCGGGACAAGAGACGGAATTCCTTGATCGCTACACCGTATGCAGTACCGAAGGAAAGGTCTTTGTGGTCGGACACGGTTTTCACCTTGTCGATGCCCGCAGCTCCGCACCAGCGGTTTTGTGCGAATGGCAGGTCTACGGAAACGGTCAGTACGGTTACGCCGTCCAGTTTCGCTGCCTCTTCATTGAAACGGCGAGTTTGCGCATCGCAAACGCCTGTGTCAATGGAAGGGATGACGGAGATGATACGAACGGTGCCCTTGGAATCAGCCAGGGTAACCGGGTTCAGGTCGCCGCCTACCACTGTGAAGTCAGGAGCGGTGTCGCCCACTTTGATTTCCGGACCCAGCAAGGTTACAGGGCCACCTTTGAATACGAATGCGCCTTGGCGCTCAACAACAGCTGTCATGATTTCTTCCTCCTCGCCTATGTTTCATATGTACCTTTTCATCATACCTTATTACACGCATTTTTTCACCATGCCAATAGTAGAAATTACAGATTCAGCTGCACTTTCCGGGTCGTCGACTCTACCTTTTCGATGCGCTTCACTTCATGCTCATACTCCCAGTCCGTCTTTTCGTTAAGTTCATGGCAGCGCATCAGGCCGTGATAGAGTGCAAAGACAAAGTGAACGTTCTTTAGCTCGTAGCGATGGGGATGGGCTTTAGGCAGTACGGTGTTGACGATTTCGATCTGGTAGGTGCCTTTGCTCCCTTTTTGCCTCACCGGGACGATGTAGCCCATCCGCTTCAAGACAAACCCGAAGTCGAACTGCCCTTCGTCGTCAAAGTCAACGGTCTCGTCCGAAGTCGCCAAATACTCCAGAAGCGTGCCCAAGTCAAGCAGGTCGAAGCAGGCGGGCTTCGGCATGGACAGAACCGAACCGTCGTTGTTCACAAAGTAAATATGGTCGCGGTAATGAAAGATCAGCTCGTCTTCCGGCACTTCGCCCGGGAACATCCATTGACTCTCGGGAATCAGCAGGCGCCACACCTGGGCTGGGGCCTCATAGCCTATTTCCATGGCAGGGATCCCTCCTTTTCCCTACCAGTTTTGGCAAAACGCCAATCTGCTATTCAGTGCGCTTCCCTAGCATGTAGCTGCGCCAATCCCCGTCCTCTACCCGCACGCCCATGCGTCTCACGTACTCTTCGTCCAGATAGCGGTAGACGTAGACCATCTGCTCTTCATCGGCACCGTCCAGCCTCGCCCGCACCTCGACCCGCTCATACTCGTTTCGCGGATCACCTGGCCCAAAGTACGTCTCCAGCTCGTCCAACCCCACCATGACAGTCTCATACTCATCCGGTGAAAAAAAGAGCGCTGCCCCGATTACCTCGCCGTCGCCTGGAAGAACGCCCGGATACCCTTGGGGCAAATGATAGAGTTCTCCTTCGATCCGGGCCGGGACTGCCTTATGCACATACGGTTTTACATACAGCCGATGGTTTTCAAAGCCTTCCAGCAAGGTTCCATACACAAATACAGGCACTGGCTTCCTCACATTACCCACTCCATCCGATTCATTCTCTCTCAGCCTTTGAAAAAAGTGTGTATTGCCAAGAGAAAATTTTGTATATTTATATTATATATACTTTTTTAAATTGTTTCTAACATGCTTCTAGGGGGAGAGAAACATGCAAAAGAGAAAAATCAACCGATTACTGGTCGCCAACCGCGGCGAGATTGCCATCCGCATCTTCCGCGCCGCTACCGAGCTGGGCATTCGCACGGTCGCGATCTACTCCGAACAGGACAACGTCTCGATCCACCGATTCAAGGCGGACGAGTCTTATCTGGTCGGAGCGGGCAAAGGCCCGATCGAAGCCTATCTGGACATCGACAGCATCATCGAAATCGCCAAGCGCAATGACATCGACGCGATTCACCCCGGCTACGGCTTCCTCGCGGAGAACGCGGAATTCGCCCAGCGCTGCCAAGACGAAGGTATCATTTTTATCGGGCCTTCGCCAGAGCTGATCGACAAGTTCGGAGACAAGGTCGAGGCCAGACGCCTGGCGATCGAAGCGAACATCCCTGTCATTCCCGGCACGCCTGAGCCGATCGAATCGCTACAGGAAGCGCTTCTGTTTGCCAAAGAATACGGCTATCCGATCATTATCAAAGGGGTGTCGGGTGGCGGCGGCCGCGGGATGCGCATCGTGCGCAGCCAGGATGAGCTGCAAGACTCGCTGGATCGCGCCCGCTCCGAAGCACGCTCTTCCTTTGGAAACGCGAAGGTGTATCTGGAGCGCTACCTCGAACAGCCGAAGCATATCGAGGTGCAGATCCTGGGCGATCAGCACGGCAACATCGTCCACCTATTCGAGCGGGACTGCTCCGTGCAGCGGCGCCACCAAAAGGTGGTGGAGGTGGCTCCCAGCCTGTCGCTGGATGACGCCTTGCGCAATGAGATTTGCCAGGCTGCCTTGACCCTGATGAAAAAGGCGGGCTACGCCAATGCCGGTACCGTCGAGTTTTTGCTCACTCCCGACAAGCGCTTCTATTTTATCGAAGTCAACCCGCGGATTCAGGTCGAACATACCATCACCGAGCTGATCACCGGCATCGATATCGTCCAGGCGCAAATCCGTGTGGCCGAGGGCCATGCTCTCTCTGATAAAGAAATCGGCATCGGCTCGCAGAACGAAATCAAGATGAGCGGTTACGCCATCCAGTGCCGCGTCACAACGGAGGATGCCGAGAACAACTTCCTGCCGGATGCGGGTCGACTGCTTGCCTGGCGCTCCGGCGGAGGCTTCGGCGTAAGGCTGGACGGCGGCAACGGCTACCCTGGCGCGATCATCACTCCGTTTTACGATTCGCTGCTGGTGAAAATCTCGACGTACGGCACCAGCTTCGACCAGGCCGCACGCAAAATGCTGCGGACGCTGCGCGAATTCCGCATCCGCGGGGTAAAAACGAACCTGCCTTTCCTGGAAAACGTCGTGACCCATCCCGACTTTTTGAGCGGCAACTACGACACTTCCTTCATTGATACGAAGCCGGAGCTGTTCATCTTCCCGGGCAGACAGGACAGGGGCACCAAGCTGCTCTCGTACATTGGGAATACGATCGTCAACGGCTATCCGGGGCTGGGAAAAGCCGAGAAAAAACCGCACTTCGACTCGCCTCGCATCCCGCGCACGCCGTTTGCCCAGCCGTATCCGGACGGAACCAAGCAAATTTTGGAGCGGGAAGGCGCCGACGGGCTGGTGCGCTGGATTCAGGAGCAGAAGCAGGTGCTCGTGACGGATACGACGTTCCGCGACGCCCATCAATCGCTGTTCGCCACACGTGTTCGGACGTACGACCTCGCCTCTGTCGCCGAGGCCACCGGCAAACTCGGCGCAGGCCTGTTCTCCCTCGAAATGTGGGGCGGCGCCACGTTCGACACATCCATGCGCTTCTTGCAGGAGTCTCCTTGGGAGCGGCTGCAGATTTTGCGCGAGCGGATCCCGAACGTGCTGTTCCAGATGCTTCTGCGCGGGGCAAACGCAGTCGGCTATACGAACTACCCGGACAACGTCATCCAGTCGTTCGTCAAGGCTTCCGCTGAAAACGGCATCGACGTATTCCGCATCTTCGACAGCCTGAACTGGCTGCCGGGCATGCAGACGGCCATCGATGCGGTCCGCCAGACAGGAAAGATCGCGGAGGCTGCGATCTGCTATACGGGGGACATCCTCGATCCAACGAAGACGAAGTACACCCTCGCCTATTACGTAGACCTGGCGAAGGAGCTGGAAAAGGCCGGCGCGCACATCCTTGCGATCAAGGACATGGCCGGGCTGCTGAAGCCGTACGCGGCCTACGAGCTCGTGCGCGCCCTCAAGCAGGAAATCGGCATTCCGATCCATCTGCATACGCACGACACCTCCGGCAATGGCGCGGCGATGCTGCTCAAAGCCATCGAAGCCGGGGTAGATATCGTAGACGCCTGCGTCAGCTCGATGTCCGGCCTGACTTCCCAACCAAGCCTGAACGGGCTGATCGCCAGCCTCGCCCATACGGAGAGAGACACCCAGCTCTCCCTCGAATCGTTCAACAAGCTGTCCGATTATTGGGAAGATGTGCGCCCGTACTACCAAGGGTTCGAGAGCGGGATGAAAGCGAGCAACACCGAGGTGTACGTCCATGAAATGCCAGGCGGCCAATACACCAACCTCGAGCAGCAGGCCAAAGCCGTCGGGCTGGAAGGGCGCTGGGACGAAGTCAAACGGATGTATGCCGTGGTGAACCAGATGTGCGGTGACATCGTGAAAGTGACTCCCTCCTCCAAAGTCGTCGGAGACCTCGCGCTTTTCATGGTGCAAAACAATCTCACGGAGGAAAACATCTGGGAAAAAGGAGCTCGCCTCGACTTCCCGGATTCGGTCATCCAGTTCTTCCAGGGCTATTTGGGCCAGCCGCCGGGAGGCTTCCCCAAAAAGCTGCAGGAGCTGGTATTGAAAGGTCGGGATGCTTTCACCACCCGCCCGGGCGAACTGCTGGCTCCAGTCAACTTTGCACAGGTCGCCGCGGAGCTGGAAGAGAAAATCGGCCGCGAGCCGAGCGAGCTGGACGTCCTCTCCTACATCATGTACCCGCAGGTGTACCTGCAATTCGACCAGCGCATGAAAGAGTACGGCGATCTCTCCGTCCTGAATACGCCCACCTTCTTCTACGGGCTGCGTCCGGGAGAAGAGACGGCGATTACGATCGAGAGAGGCAAGACGCTCATCATCAAGCTCGTCGCCGTCGGTGAGCTCCATCCAGACGGCCGCCGCATCATCTACTTTGAATTGAACGGACAGCCTCGCGAAATTTTCGTTCGCGATCACGCTGCCGTCGTCACGGAGCAAGTCCGTCGCAAGGCAGACCCGCAAAACCCGGCGCATCTTGGCGCGTCCATGCCGGGCAAAGTGCTGAAGGTCCTCGTCTCCGAGGGCGACAAGGTCCGAAAAGGCGAGCACCTGTTGGTCAGCGAGGCGATGAAAATGGAAACGACGATTCAAGCTCCCGCGGACGGAAAAGTCAAAGCTGTTCACGTCAAGGCAGGCGAAGCCATCGAGACTGGCGATCTTCTCATTGAAATGGAATAGCTTTCCACTATAATGGGGGTAGAACGAAAGCAGGAGGTGAAGCGCTTTGAAAGTGAAACGGATCAGCCATATTCCATACAGCCATCGGGTGGGGCGCTACCATTTCCAAATGGTTCAGGCGAAGCTCCACGCCCCCATCGATCCGATCCGAAGCTACAGCCTTCAACCGTTCTACTCCCGTGAGCAACAATGGCTGACAGCGTTGTCCGATTCCTTGGCTCGGCTGTACCGGTATTCCTCAGACCTGGACCAGGCGGCCCGCGAATTTGACCCCGACTGGAAGAAAAGCGCGATCAACCGCTACCTGGCCGGTAGCGATCCTGCTATCAGCGCCGCACCTGACACGGAACATTTGCTCGAGGCGATGAGGCAGCTGGTGAGCCGATTCAACCGGCTGCATCTGTTTCTCCGCGATCAGGAGGATGTACTCGCTACCCACAAGTTCGACACGTTCGAACGAGTTGCCGAAGCGGCAGACGGCACCCTGCAGCCATACGGTGTCCACCTTACGTCCGACGGCCAGCTTGAATTGGACGAAAAGACGTGGCGCCAAGCTGTAGCCTCTCGCTTTTCTGACTTCGCATCGGCTATGAAAGGGCTGACGAAGCAGTTTCGGGAGGAGGCCTTGCGGGTACAAAACAGCCCCCTCGGCGCTTTTAGCCGTTGGTTCGGAGATGCTGAGAGCCATACGCCTTACGTCTCCCTCTCTCCATCCAGCCTGCGTTACTGGCACGCCGCCAGCACCGGTTTGTTTATCAATCTCTTGTTCTAAAGCAAAAAAACAGGTACGCCGTCTTTTTCGGCGCACCTGTTTTTTACTTTTTGTTTTTCCAACCGTCAGCTTCGATCGATCAGGTCTTCCAGGTCAGGGTCATCGACCTTTGTCACCACAGTCGTCGCGTGGACAGTCGTCTCATCCTTCTTGCCAAACATCGCTTGCATCTTGTCCACAAACTGGGGTACGGAGTCCAGGATCCGGTCGTACAAATGGGTCGTATTTTCCAAGGGGATGGAGCGAATCCCTTGCTTGCCGACCACCAGAAACGCTACAGGGGTGATGGAAACGCCTCCACCGCTCCCCCCGCCAAACGGGTAGCCGATTGCGCCTGGATGATCGCGTTCGTATTGAAATTCGCTACCCCCTGCAGCAAACCCGAATCCAACCTTGGAGATCGGCAGAATGACACTGCCGTCCGGCGTCTCAACCGGATCGCCGATAATCGTATTCACATCGACCATTTGCTTGATGTTTTCCATGGCCGTTCGCATGAGTCCTTGAATGGGATGGTCCGCCAAGTTGCTTCCTCCTTTCGATCTATCCGCATTCATTAACATGCCCCAAAAAAAGCGGAGCATGTACATCAGCTACGCTTCCGAAGGCGCCGTTCGCCATTTCCGGACCCGACCTTTCCGCAACCGGACATACATTTTGACGATTACCGTGAGTACGTGACCCAAGCGAAAGCGGAAGACGCCGTGAAACTGCGTGCGTACCAGGGCTTGATTCCAAACCGGCTGCACGCTGAGCCGCGGGATGACCCGCATGGTGACCGAATGCGAAACAAACCCCACCAGCATGCTTTTAATCCCCCAGATGATGCCGGTCAACGCCCCGGTTTCCGGCGCCTGACCGGTTCCCATTACCGTATGCCAGTCCAGCCTGGTACAGCGAAAGCTCCGGAACAGCTCTTTGAACATCGGCTGCAGGTCGTGGACTTTCTCCAGCATCTCCCGATAATTGTGGTACCATTTGTGCGCCTGTCTTCTCGTGAAGTCCTGGACTTTTTCCTTGGTTTTTTTCTTCTGCTGGATCGTCTCCACCTTGGCGACCAGCTCTGGTCCAGCCTCTGACTGTTTCATGAACACCATGGGGACCTCGTACTTTTTGCGAATCAAGCGAAACCATGCAGACAGCTCCAGAACGACATGATCGTTTTCCCCCACCCGTCCGTAGTAGATCTCGGCCTGCATAGGAGTCATATACAACAAGAACAAAAGTGCAATCAACCCGATGATTAGCCAGCTCACAAAAAATCCCACCCCTTCCACCCTAGTATGAGTGGAACGAGTGGGAAATATGACCAACCACGGTGATTAATCGAGGACGTACACTTTTACGCCTTGTTTCATTCCGTACTTCTCCGCTTCGCTGAGAGAAGGCAGGAACAGGTCCACATGTCGCTGCTTTACGGCACCGCCGATGTCTGCGGCTACCGCATATCCGTACCCCTCAATATATAGATGGCTGCCGAGTGGAATGACATTCGGATCGACTGCCACCACACCCTCGTGCAGCGGATATTCGAGGTAAGAGAGAACCGTCGGATCGCTGGCAAAGCAATACGCCGTCGTCTGTACGGTCATGACTTCGCGAAAAGCCGTGCCGTTTTCCAGGGTTTTCTGCTTCTGCTCTTTTGGCGAAAGCAGATGCAACGCCGCATACGTTGCCGCTTCTGCCCGCGTAATGGGTACTTGCGGCTTGAGAGTGCCATCGCCATACGGGCTAACCAGGCGATTCTCAAGGGCGTAGACCAGGGGGCGCTGGTACACTTCCTGCACGCTTTCTCCATCCTGGTATTTGGCCAGCGTCTGAGCTGTCGTCGTCCAGTTTACCGTATTGACCGCACCGCTTTTTCCCATCGAACGAATCAAGATGGAGACCATTTCTTCCCGAGTTACCGTCTCATTCGGGTTGAGATCGACGCGTTCTCCGCGTTTTTGTCCATGGACCATTCCTAGGCGGTATGCCGTCTCGGCGTAGGGGGCCAGCCAGCTGCCGGCCGTTATGTCTGCGAAAGAAGATTCCGTCGATTTGACCGGTTCAATCCCTTTCGCTTTTACAAACAGGGTAAGTAATTCTCCGCGCGTCACGGGGTCATCCGGACGAAAGGCATCCATTTGACCGAGGGCGCCTGCTATGTATAACTTCTCAATGTTCGTTTCTGCCCAATGGCCTGCAACGTCAAAATAGGGGGTGGTAACATCTTCGCTGTCATTTGTCTTTGCCTCCGCCAGTGCCGTGCCCGTCATCAGCATGGCTGCAAGCGAGGCCAGGATCAGTATCTTCCTCATCATCAACCTCCGTTATTGCAAATGGGTAACGTTTCTATCATTTTATCGGATTTCGCCGCAATAACCATATACAAATGTTCCCACCTCTTCCTGCTCCCCCAAAAAAACGCCCTTGAGCAGGCTGATTGGCCTGAATCAAGGGCAGCTGTTTTCGTTATCGGGCGAAAATATGCTTTCCGATTTTTTTGATCTGCGGACGTGTCCAAATCCAACCGGACGTAGCTGTATCCGGGTTGAAGTAGTAAAGAGCTCCATTCGTTGGATCCCATCCACGCACAGCATCCCACACCGCTTTATACGCCGTGGCATTTGGAGTCAGCCAGAACTGTCCATCGTCCACTGCCGTGAAGGCGTACGGCTCGAAGATAATGCCTTTGATCGTGTCGGGAAAATCGGCAGATTGCAAGCGATTCATCGCGACTGCTGCGACTGCCACCTGACCTTCATAGCTTTCCCCGCGTGCCTCGGAGTACACGAGTTGGGCGAGGAGCTGCATTTCCGTCCGGTTGACGGATACTTTTTTCAGTACGCTCCATGTCCGGTTCCCGACGATCCCATCTGCGGACAATCCGTAATTTTTCTGAAACTGCTTGACGGCATAGAGGGTATTTTTGCCATAGATGCCATCCAGTTTGTCATGGTAAAACCCAAGCAATTGCAGGCGGTATTGCAAATCCCAAACATCGCTGTTTGCGCTTCCTTGCTGCAATGGAGTTGCGGCAAACGATTGGGCAGGCATTACGGACGCTACGGTCAAAACTGCCAGCAGCAGGGTAGTCAGCGTTTTTTTATTTAACCACATGAACATTCCCTCCTTCCGCATCATTTTACAAGTGATGTGAAAGAAGGTTCAATTCAAGCATTTTTCCAGCCGAGCCATTACTCTCCTATTTACGACGAGATCTCTCGCGGACGAATTTCGAGTCATGGCTCCCGATCCGGATTTGTTTTCCTCTTAAATTAAGAAGAAAGAGCCCCGAAGGACTCTTTCTCGCATCCAGGTATTCGTTTGTCTGCTGCCCACTTTGGAACAGCGGCAAGCACCTGAAATCCTTACGCGCGGCCAGCCAGTTGCTGTTCTGCAAAGCTTACCAGGCGCTTGGTGATTTCTCCCCCGACGCTACCGTTTTGACGGGAAGTAGTGTCTGCGCCAAGCTGCACACCAAACTCAGATGCAATCTCATATTTCAGTTGATCCAAAGCTTGGTTAGCTTGTGGCACCAAAAGATTGTTGCGGGAGCCTC
Proteins encoded:
- a CDS encoding DUF2953 domain-containing protein, with amino-acid sequence MSWLIIGLIALLFLLYMTPMQAEIYYGRVGENDHVVLELSAWFRLIRKKYEVPMVFMKQSEAGPELVAKVETIQQKKKTKEKVQDFTRRQAHKWYHNYREMLEKVHDLQPMFKELFRSFRCTRLDWHTVMGTGQAPETGALTGIIWGIKSMLVGFVSHSVTMRVIPRLSVQPVWNQALVRTQFHGVFRFRLGHVLTVIVKMYVRLRKGRVRKWRTAPSEA
- a CDS encoding gamma-glutamylcyclotransferase, coding for MRKPVPVFVYGTLLEGFENHRLYVKPYVHKAVPARIEGELYHLPQGYPGVLPGDGEVIGAALFFSPDEYETVMVGLDELETYFGPGDPRNEYERVEVRARLDGADEEQMVYVYRYLDEEYVRRMGVRVEDGDWRSYMLGKRTE
- the pyc gene encoding pyruvate carboxylase, whose translation is MQKRKINRLLVANRGEIAIRIFRAATELGIRTVAIYSEQDNVSIHRFKADESYLVGAGKGPIEAYLDIDSIIEIAKRNDIDAIHPGYGFLAENAEFAQRCQDEGIIFIGPSPELIDKFGDKVEARRLAIEANIPVIPGTPEPIESLQEALLFAKEYGYPIIIKGVSGGGGRGMRIVRSQDELQDSLDRARSEARSSFGNAKVYLERYLEQPKHIEVQILGDQHGNIVHLFERDCSVQRRHQKVVEVAPSLSLDDALRNEICQAALTLMKKAGYANAGTVEFLLTPDKRFYFIEVNPRIQVEHTITELITGIDIVQAQIRVAEGHALSDKEIGIGSQNEIKMSGYAIQCRVTTEDAENNFLPDAGRLLAWRSGGGFGVRLDGGNGYPGAIITPFYDSLLVKISTYGTSFDQAARKMLRTLREFRIRGVKTNLPFLENVVTHPDFLSGNYDTSFIDTKPELFIFPGRQDRGTKLLSYIGNTIVNGYPGLGKAEKKPHFDSPRIPRTPFAQPYPDGTKQILEREGADGLVRWIQEQKQVLVTDTTFRDAHQSLFATRVRTYDLASVAEATGKLGAGLFSLEMWGGATFDTSMRFLQESPWERLQILRERIPNVLFQMLLRGANAVGYTNYPDNVIQSFVKASAENGIDVFRIFDSLNWLPGMQTAIDAVRQTGKIAEAAICYTGDILDPTKTKYTLAYYVDLAKELEKAGAHILAIKDMAGLLKPYAAYELVRALKQEIGIPIHLHTHDTSGNGAAMLLKAIEAGVDIVDACVSSMSGLTSQPSLNGLIASLAHTERDTQLSLESFNKLSDYWEDVRPYYQGFESGMKASNTEVYVHEMPGGQYTNLEQQAKAVGLEGRWDEVKRMYAVVNQMCGDIVKVTPSSKVVGDLALFMVQNNLTEENIWEKGARLDFPDSVIQFFQGYLGQPPGGFPKKLQELVLKGRDAFTTRPGELLAPVNFAQVAAELEEKIGREPSELDVLSYIMYPQVYLQFDQRMKEYGDLSVLNTPTFFYGLRPGEETAITIERGKTLIIKLVAVGELHPDGRRIIYFELNGQPREIFVRDHAAVVTEQVRRKADPQNPAHLGASMPGKVLKVLVSEGDKVRKGEHLLVSEAMKMETTIQAPADGKVKAVHVKAGEAIETGDLLIEME
- a CDS encoding TetR/AcrR family transcriptional regulator; translation: MGSRQEKRSEETKRAILSAAGKLFSERGFESVSIREIAKEAGCSHTTLYIYFKDKEALLHELSVGPLQALQEKMETAMSDPGLSPEESLKRVSITFIEFCLLNRTMYTLFFMVKASRIDVEAEPTARLQQLRNGLFELLRKALLRCLPAGGPEERGLAYARLFFYTLHGIIGTYTHSEETVEQLMERLSPTFELSVEVLLAGCKQNMRERGEGRG
- the sleB gene encoding spore cortex-lytic enzyme; translated protein: MWLNKKTLTTLLLAVLTVASVMPAQSFAATPLQQGSANSDVWDLQYRLQLLGFYHDKLDGIYGKNTLYAVKQFQKNYGLSADGIVGNRTWSVLKKVSVNRTEMQLLAQLVYSEARGESYEGQVAVAAVAMNRLQSADFPDTIKGIIFEPYAFTAVDDGQFWLTPNATAYKAVWDAVRGWDPTNGALYYFNPDTATSGWIWTRPQIKKIGKHIFAR
- a CDS encoding methyltransferase domain-containing protein produces the protein MSSHPFFEIHKELPREGPGNDESTKKAFGMLSRLPAHPQILDVGCGPGMQTKALASLIDGTITAVDRHEPFLRELEKWVADHGAEGKIRTVCADMFALPFAEESFDLIWSEGAIYIIGFERGMREWGKLLRPGGYLVASEVTWLTGERPAEIEAFWQKNYPAIAGVEENKQIVQRAGYRLVGSFTLPESGWWEYYGPLEKRVAKLRDEYAGQVDMQQALDETQQEIDLYRKYGTYYGYTFFIMQRPES
- the tpx gene encoding thiol peroxidase, which codes for MTAVVERQGAFVFKGGPVTLLGPEIKVGDTAPDFTVVGGDLNPVTLADSKGTVRIISVIPSIDTGVCDAQTRRFNEEAAKLDGVTVLTVSVDLPFAQNRWCGAAGIDKVKTVSDHKDLSFGTAYGVAIKEFRLLSRAVFVIDSNDKVVHVEYVPAAGEHPNYEAAIEAAKAAK
- a CDS encoding S-layer homology domain-containing protein, whose translation is MMRKILILASLAAMLMTGTALAEAKTNDSEDVTTPYFDVAGHWAETNIEKLYIAGALGQMDAFRPDDPVTRGELLTLFVKAKGIEPVKSTESSFADITAGSWLAPYAETAYRLGMVHGQKRGERVDLNPNETVTREEMVSILIRSMGKSGAVNTVNWTTTAQTLAKYQDGESVQEVYQRPLVYALENRLVSPYGDGTLKPQVPITRAEAATYAALHLLSPKEQKQKTLENGTAFREVMTVQTTAYCFASDPTVLSYLEYPLHEGVVAVDPNVIPLGSHLYIEGYGYAVAADIGGAVKQRHVDLFLPSLSEAEKYGMKQGVKVYVLD
- a CDS encoding alpha/beta-type small acid-soluble spore protein → MANNGGSRNNLLVPQANQALDQLKYEIASEFGVQLGADTTSRQNGSVGGEITKRLVSFAEQQLAGRA
- the ytfJ gene encoding GerW family sporulation protein, which encodes MADHPIQGLMRTAMENIKQMVDVNTIIGDPVETPDGSVILPISKVGFGFAAGGSEFQYERDHPGAIGYPFGGGSGGGVSITPVAFLVVGKQGIRSIPLENTTHLYDRILDSVPQFVDKMQAMFGKKDETTVHATTVVTKVDDPDLEDLIDRS